One Xyrauchen texanus isolate HMW12.3.18 chromosome 44, RBS_HiC_50CHRs, whole genome shotgun sequence DNA segment encodes these proteins:
- the LOC127637073 gene encoding synaptotagmin-like protein 2 isoform X6 has translation MIDLSYLTEEEQEMILAVLKRDAELTKLEDQRIRKLCKTEKDRSRLKYLTGEWFYETNYHRHREKIHGSDIIRASMRQGKPVTILELSQRWDERPIFVNSQKKDVFIPPELSGLIEEPYTQSQNERVKHQMPEGQQESQRPQIKPRLNPFNIVHSQRETARIINSVKEANQTPAEEPLPSAESYTPLHSILNTDNTDTHIATQCADKPVPKKRLLLFSCQTSLLNFTSSDTTVKQVMTPNPRGILKHSSSSCSSIESLRLHIPNNNDSNSSQSFAPVSPIGPPLSHCSKHSASSWLDRKQVCFSSIIHAKEREQGENSVLDEDCNALSDQDRELDKSDIVNNDRHELYAEPQSSQVSNFHCSAAVKGDGEEDSPVRTALVCANARPLSISKSLEDLASPPSMSAVTTNTKTSFSDPEQVTGSVLSIYSSEFGNVEVKGTIQFTIHYLQKLGEFHIFVVQCKDLAVADPKRNRSDPYVKCYLLPEKAKYGKRKTCVRKKTQNPTYNEILRFKIPMESLKTQKLNLSVWHNDTFGRNSFLGEAEIDLVEWDFNNMQMNEYQLKGRVQVPSSPKHSAGGEEMRAEMSVGLCFLPQTSHSHKNKANGEVQIWVKECKNLPISRGVSIDPFVKCAVLPDNSRKSRQKTRVLKRASNPVFNHTMVYDGFRPEDLKEVCVELTVWDHDRLNHFIGGVRLGPGTGKSYGADVDWMDSNSAEAALWERMMQSQNEWVEDILPLRMLVMARMSR, from the exons ATGATTGACCTGAGCTACCTGACAGAAGAAGAGCAGGAGATGATTTTGGCTGTGCTAAAGAGAGATGCAGAGCTTACGAAGTTAGAAGATCAGAGGATCCG GAAACTTTGTAAGACTGAGAAAGACAGGAGCAGGCTGAAGTATTTGACTGGAGAATGGTTTTACGAGACAAACtatcacagacacagagagaagaTTCATGGCTCCGACATCATCAGAGCATCCATGAGACAAGGGAAACCCGTGACGATAT TGGAGCTCTCTCAAAGATGGGATGAGAGACCCATTTTTGTGAATAGTCAGAAGAAGGATGTGTTTATCCCTCCAGAGCTTTCAGGACTTATTGAGGAACCATACACACAGTCACAGAATGAGAG GGTTAAACATCAGATGCCAGAAGGCCAACAAGAAAGCCAGAGACCTCAAATCAAG CCCAGGCTGAATCCATTCAATATTGTGCACTCGCAGAGAGAGACAGCCAGAATTATCAATAGTGTGAAAGAGGCCAACCAGACACCTGCTGAGG AACCTCTCCCTTCAGCTGAGAGCTACACACCCCTTCACAGTATCCTAAACACAGACAACACTGACACCCATATAGCCACTCAATGCGCAGACAAACCTGTGCCCAAAAAGAGACTTCTGCTGTTCTCTTGTCAGACCTCCCTCCTGAACTTCACCAGCAGTGACACTACTGTTAAACAGGTCATGACGCCTAACCCCAGAGGCATCTTGAAGCACAGCAGCTCCAGTTGTAGCTCCATTGAATCTCTGCGACTACACATACCCAACAACAATGACAGCAACAGCAGCCAGTCTTTTGCACCAGTCAGTCCCATCGGCCCTCCTCTTTCCCACTGCTCAAAGCACTCTGCCTCAAGTTGGTTAGACAGAAAACAGGTCTGCTTCTCTTCCATCATTCATGCCAAAGAAAGAGAGCAAGGAGAGAACAGTGTGTTGGATGAAGACTGCAATGCTCTGTCTGACCAGGATAGGGAGCTGGATAAAAGCGATATAGTAAACAATG ATCGCCATGAGCTTTATGCTGAGCCTCAGTCCTCACAAGTGTCCAACTTCCACTGCTCTGCTGCAGTTAAAG GTGACGGCGAGGAAGACAGCCCTGTCAGAACTGCTCTAGTGTGCGCCAATGCCAGACCCCTTTCTATTTCAAAGAGTCTAGAGGACCTGGCATCTCCACCTTCAA TGTCTGCAGTCACTACCAACACCAAAACATCCTTCTCAGACCCGGAGCAG GTCACTGGCAGTGTATTGAGTATCTACAGTAGTGAGTTTGGCAATGTGGAGGTCAAAGGCACAATCCAGTTCACCATTCACTATTTGCAAAAACTGGGAGAGTTCCACATCTTCGTAGTGCAGTGCAAAGACCTCGCAGTGGCAGATCCTAAGAGGAACCGGTCTGACCC GTATGTTAAATGTTACTTGTTACCTGAAAAAGCAAAATACGGAAAGAGAAAAACGTGTGTGAGAAAGAAGACTCAGAATCCAACTTACAATGAAATCCTAAGG TTTAAGATTCCAATGGAGTCTTTGAAAACCCAGAAGCTGAACCTCTCTGTGTGGCACAATGACACTTTTGGCCGTAACAGCTTTCTTGGAGAAGCAGAGATCGATCTGGTGGAATGGGACTTTAATAACATGCAGATGAATGAATATCAGCTGAAAGGAAGG GTTCAAGTTCCTTCCAGCCCTAAACACTCTGCTGGTGGTGAAGAGATGAGAGCAGAGATGAGTGTCGGACTATGTTTTCTTCCACAGACTTCTCACA GTCACAAGAACAAGGCAAATGGTGAGGTACAAATCTGGGTGAAAGAGTGCAAGAATCTACCCATTTCCAGAGGCGTTTCCATCGACCCTTTTGTCAAATG TGCTGTCCTCCCAGATAATAGTCGAAAAAGCAGACAGAAGACCAGAGTGTTGAAGAGGGCTTCTAACCCAGTATTTAATCACACCATGGTGTATGATGGCTTCAGGCCAGAGGACCTCAAAGAGGTCTGTGTGGAGCTCACTGTGTGGGATCACGACCGATTAAACCACTTCATTGGGGGTGTTAGGCTTGGTCCTGgaacag GTAAAAGTTACGGTGCTGATGTGGACTGGATGGACTCTAACAGTGCTGAGGCAGCTCTGTGGGAAAGAATGATGCAATCTCAGAATGAATGGGTGGAAGACATATTACCTTTGAGAATGCTGGTCATGGCAAGAATGTCTAGATAG
- the LOC127637073 gene encoding synaptotagmin-like protein 2 isoform X7, with protein sequence MIDLSYLTEEEQEMILAVLKRDAELTKLEDQRIRKLCKTEKDRSRLKYLTGEWFYETNYHRHREKIHGSDIIRASMRQGKPVTILELSQRWDERPIFVNSQKKDVFIPPELSGLIEEPYTQSQNERVKHQMPEGQQESQRPQIKPRLNPFNIVHSQRETARIINSVKEANQTPAEDRHELYAEPQSSQVSNFHCSAAVKGDGEEDSPVRTALVCANARPLSISKSLEDLASPPSKERWRTDPRSDVVLSLEDVSAVTTNTKTSFSDPEQVKILSMSVPAFMQQEVTGSVLSIYSSEFGNVEVKGTIQFTIHYLQKLGEFHIFVVQCKDLAVADPKRNRSDPYVKCYLLPEKAKYGKRKTCVRKKTQNPTYNEILRFKIPMESLKTQKLNLSVWHNDTFGRNSFLGEAEIDLVEWDFNNMQMNEYQLKGRVQVPSSPKHSAGGEEMRAEMSVGLCFLPQTSHSHKNKANGEVQIWVKECKNLPISRGVSIDPFVKCAVLPDNSRKSRQKTRVLKRASNPVFNHTMVYDGFRPEDLKEVCVELTVWDHDRLNHFIGGVRLGPGTGKSYGADVDWMDSNSAEAALWERMMQSQNEWVEDILPLRMLVMARMSR encoded by the exons ATGATTGACCTGAGCTACCTGACAGAAGAAGAGCAGGAGATGATTTTGGCTGTGCTAAAGAGAGATGCAGAGCTTACGAAGTTAGAAGATCAGAGGATCCG GAAACTTTGTAAGACTGAGAAAGACAGGAGCAGGCTGAAGTATTTGACTGGAGAATGGTTTTACGAGACAAACtatcacagacacagagagaagaTTCATGGCTCCGACATCATCAGAGCATCCATGAGACAAGGGAAACCCGTGACGATAT TGGAGCTCTCTCAAAGATGGGATGAGAGACCCATTTTTGTGAATAGTCAGAAGAAGGATGTGTTTATCCCTCCAGAGCTTTCAGGACTTATTGAGGAACCATACACACAGTCACAGAATGAGAG GGTTAAACATCAGATGCCAGAAGGCCAACAAGAAAGCCAGAGACCTCAAATCAAG CCCAGGCTGAATCCATTCAATATTGTGCACTCGCAGAGAGAGACAGCCAGAATTATCAATAGTGTGAAAGAGGCCAACCAGACACCTGCTGAGG ATCGCCATGAGCTTTATGCTGAGCCTCAGTCCTCACAAGTGTCCAACTTCCACTGCTCTGCTGCAGTTAAAG GTGACGGCGAGGAAGACAGCCCTGTCAGAACTGCTCTAGTGTGCGCCAATGCCAGACCCCTTTCTATTTCAAAGAGTCTAGAGGACCTGGCATCTCCACCTTCAA AAGAGAGATGGAGGACTGACCCAAGGAGCGATGTTGTGCTGAGTTTGGAAGATG TGTCTGCAGTCACTACCAACACCAAAACATCCTTCTCAGACCCGGAGCAGGTGAAGATTTTGAGTATGTCTGTGCCTGCATTTATGCAACAAGAG GTCACTGGCAGTGTATTGAGTATCTACAGTAGTGAGTTTGGCAATGTGGAGGTCAAAGGCACAATCCAGTTCACCATTCACTATTTGCAAAAACTGGGAGAGTTCCACATCTTCGTAGTGCAGTGCAAAGACCTCGCAGTGGCAGATCCTAAGAGGAACCGGTCTGACCC GTATGTTAAATGTTACTTGTTACCTGAAAAAGCAAAATACGGAAAGAGAAAAACGTGTGTGAGAAAGAAGACTCAGAATCCAACTTACAATGAAATCCTAAGG TTTAAGATTCCAATGGAGTCTTTGAAAACCCAGAAGCTGAACCTCTCTGTGTGGCACAATGACACTTTTGGCCGTAACAGCTTTCTTGGAGAAGCAGAGATCGATCTGGTGGAATGGGACTTTAATAACATGCAGATGAATGAATATCAGCTGAAAGGAAGG GTTCAAGTTCCTTCCAGCCCTAAACACTCTGCTGGTGGTGAAGAGATGAGAGCAGAGATGAGTGTCGGACTATGTTTTCTTCCACAGACTTCTCACA GTCACAAGAACAAGGCAAATGGTGAGGTACAAATCTGGGTGAAAGAGTGCAAGAATCTACCCATTTCCAGAGGCGTTTCCATCGACCCTTTTGTCAAATG TGCTGTCCTCCCAGATAATAGTCGAAAAAGCAGACAGAAGACCAGAGTGTTGAAGAGGGCTTCTAACCCAGTATTTAATCACACCATGGTGTATGATGGCTTCAGGCCAGAGGACCTCAAAGAGGTCTGTGTGGAGCTCACTGTGTGGGATCACGACCGATTAAACCACTTCATTGGGGGTGTTAGGCTTGGTCCTGgaacag GTAAAAGTTACGGTGCTGATGTGGACTGGATGGACTCTAACAGTGCTGAGGCAGCTCTGTGGGAAAGAATGATGCAATCTCAGAATGAATGGGTGGAAGACATATTACCTTTGAGAATGCTGGTCATGGCAAGAATGTCTAGATAG
- the LOC127637073 gene encoding synaptotagmin-like protein 2 isoform X5, whose protein sequence is MIDLSYLTEEEQEMILAVLKRDAELTKLEDQRIRKLCKTEKDRSRLKYLTGEWFYETNYHRHREKIHGSDIIRASMRQGKPVTILELSQRWDERPIFVNSQKKDVFIPPELSGLIEEPYTQSQNERVKHQMPEGQQESQRPQIKPRLNPFNIVHSQRETARIINSVKEANQTPAEEPLPSAESYTPLHSILNTDNTDTHIATQCADKPVPKKRLLLFSCQTSLLNFTSSDTTVKQVMTPNPRGILKHSSSSCSSIESLRLHIPNNNDSNSSQSFAPVSPIGPPLSHCSKHSASSWLDRKQVCFSSIIHAKEREQGENSVLDEDCNALSDQDRELDKSDIVNNDRHELYAEPQSSQVSNFHCSAAVKGDGEEDSPVRTALVCANARPLSISKSLEDLASPPSMSAVTTNTKTSFSDPEQVKILSMSVPAFMQQEVTGSVLSIYSSEFGNVEVKGTIQFTIHYLQKLGEFHIFVVQCKDLAVADPKRNRSDPYVKCYLLPEKAKYGKRKTCVRKKTQNPTYNEILRFKIPMESLKTQKLNLSVWHNDTFGRNSFLGEAEIDLVEWDFNNMQMNEYQLKGRVQVPSSPKHSAGGEEMRAEMSVGLCFLPQTSHSHKNKANGEVQIWVKECKNLPISRGVSIDPFVKCAVLPDNSRKSRQKTRVLKRASNPVFNHTMVYDGFRPEDLKEVCVELTVWDHDRLNHFIGGVRLGPGTGKSYGADVDWMDSNSAEAALWERMMQSQNEWVEDILPLRMLVMARMSR, encoded by the exons ATGATTGACCTGAGCTACCTGACAGAAGAAGAGCAGGAGATGATTTTGGCTGTGCTAAAGAGAGATGCAGAGCTTACGAAGTTAGAAGATCAGAGGATCCG GAAACTTTGTAAGACTGAGAAAGACAGGAGCAGGCTGAAGTATTTGACTGGAGAATGGTTTTACGAGACAAACtatcacagacacagagagaagaTTCATGGCTCCGACATCATCAGAGCATCCATGAGACAAGGGAAACCCGTGACGATAT TGGAGCTCTCTCAAAGATGGGATGAGAGACCCATTTTTGTGAATAGTCAGAAGAAGGATGTGTTTATCCCTCCAGAGCTTTCAGGACTTATTGAGGAACCATACACACAGTCACAGAATGAGAG GGTTAAACATCAGATGCCAGAAGGCCAACAAGAAAGCCAGAGACCTCAAATCAAG CCCAGGCTGAATCCATTCAATATTGTGCACTCGCAGAGAGAGACAGCCAGAATTATCAATAGTGTGAAAGAGGCCAACCAGACACCTGCTGAGG AACCTCTCCCTTCAGCTGAGAGCTACACACCCCTTCACAGTATCCTAAACACAGACAACACTGACACCCATATAGCCACTCAATGCGCAGACAAACCTGTGCCCAAAAAGAGACTTCTGCTGTTCTCTTGTCAGACCTCCCTCCTGAACTTCACCAGCAGTGACACTACTGTTAAACAGGTCATGACGCCTAACCCCAGAGGCATCTTGAAGCACAGCAGCTCCAGTTGTAGCTCCATTGAATCTCTGCGACTACACATACCCAACAACAATGACAGCAACAGCAGCCAGTCTTTTGCACCAGTCAGTCCCATCGGCCCTCCTCTTTCCCACTGCTCAAAGCACTCTGCCTCAAGTTGGTTAGACAGAAAACAGGTCTGCTTCTCTTCCATCATTCATGCCAAAGAAAGAGAGCAAGGAGAGAACAGTGTGTTGGATGAAGACTGCAATGCTCTGTCTGACCAGGATAGGGAGCTGGATAAAAGCGATATAGTAAACAATG ATCGCCATGAGCTTTATGCTGAGCCTCAGTCCTCACAAGTGTCCAACTTCCACTGCTCTGCTGCAGTTAAAG GTGACGGCGAGGAAGACAGCCCTGTCAGAACTGCTCTAGTGTGCGCCAATGCCAGACCCCTTTCTATTTCAAAGAGTCTAGAGGACCTGGCATCTCCACCTTCAA TGTCTGCAGTCACTACCAACACCAAAACATCCTTCTCAGACCCGGAGCAGGTGAAGATTTTGAGTATGTCTGTGCCTGCATTTATGCAACAAGAG GTCACTGGCAGTGTATTGAGTATCTACAGTAGTGAGTTTGGCAATGTGGAGGTCAAAGGCACAATCCAGTTCACCATTCACTATTTGCAAAAACTGGGAGAGTTCCACATCTTCGTAGTGCAGTGCAAAGACCTCGCAGTGGCAGATCCTAAGAGGAACCGGTCTGACCC GTATGTTAAATGTTACTTGTTACCTGAAAAAGCAAAATACGGAAAGAGAAAAACGTGTGTGAGAAAGAAGACTCAGAATCCAACTTACAATGAAATCCTAAGG TTTAAGATTCCAATGGAGTCTTTGAAAACCCAGAAGCTGAACCTCTCTGTGTGGCACAATGACACTTTTGGCCGTAACAGCTTTCTTGGAGAAGCAGAGATCGATCTGGTGGAATGGGACTTTAATAACATGCAGATGAATGAATATCAGCTGAAAGGAAGG GTTCAAGTTCCTTCCAGCCCTAAACACTCTGCTGGTGGTGAAGAGATGAGAGCAGAGATGAGTGTCGGACTATGTTTTCTTCCACAGACTTCTCACA GTCACAAGAACAAGGCAAATGGTGAGGTACAAATCTGGGTGAAAGAGTGCAAGAATCTACCCATTTCCAGAGGCGTTTCCATCGACCCTTTTGTCAAATG TGCTGTCCTCCCAGATAATAGTCGAAAAAGCAGACAGAAGACCAGAGTGTTGAAGAGGGCTTCTAACCCAGTATTTAATCACACCATGGTGTATGATGGCTTCAGGCCAGAGGACCTCAAAGAGGTCTGTGTGGAGCTCACTGTGTGGGATCACGACCGATTAAACCACTTCATTGGGGGTGTTAGGCTTGGTCCTGgaacag GTAAAAGTTACGGTGCTGATGTGGACTGGATGGACTCTAACAGTGCTGAGGCAGCTCTGTGGGAAAGAATGATGCAATCTCAGAATGAATGGGTGGAAGACATATTACCTTTGAGAATGCTGGTCATGGCAAGAATGTCTAGATAG